In the Centroberyx gerrardi isolate f3 chromosome 9, fCenGer3.hap1.cur.20231027, whole genome shotgun sequence genome, one interval contains:
- the tm6sf2b gene encoding transmembrane 6 superfamily member 2, translated as METLVFLFSFSALGILYAMNTIPEFQEPYVVLEIGIAVLVVVFLFYFLITRGNPPKDALFFVFAEFSFTCIIDLTSALEYDGILSGFMEFYQKTGEPYLGTAYAIMMCYWDGIAHFVMYLMMISRITDRKSYRTLGLFWAGSLCANMSVFIAGIVAGKYGSEIRPVFWLNFVFLLMPVWGAIKLFTRPKDRPLIGGYNAQHAQSMKLIWRPLDLILVLLLLAAMAFTILRGLVALDSPLEACSIYLKQYEPYLKDPVGYPRVMMLHFFFYGLPILGALVYGLLKPGCTWMSDWTVFFAGAMIQCQWAHIGASLHSRTTAPFRIPGDAFWSVLAANLLYAATPILVAMRVHSNPYFFLKIAPFPGQTGLPNSEEKDTKYKDK; from the exons ATGGAGACcttagtgtttttattttcattttctgcccTTGGCATCCTTTATGCAATGAACACCATCCCAGAGTTTCAAGA GCCGTATGTGGTGTTGGAGATTGGAATTGCTGTGTTGGTGGTCGTCTTTCTGTTCTACTTCCTCATCACCCGTGGCAACCCGCCTAAAGACGCCTTATTCTTTG TGTTTGCTGAGTTCTCCTTTACTTGTATCATTGACCTGACGAGCGCCTTGGAGTATGATGGCATTCTCTCTGGCTTTATGGAATTCTACCAGAAAACG GGAGAGCCGTACCTGGGCACAGCCTATGCCATCATGATGTGTTACTGGGATGGAATAGCTCACTTCGTCATGTACCTGATGATGATCAgcaggataacagacag GAAGTCCTACCGTACCCTCGGCTTGTTCTGGGCCGGCTCTTTGTGTGCCAACATGAGTGTGTTTATTGCCGGGATAGTGGCAG gtaaATATGGGTCAGAAATTCGTCCAGTCTTCTGGCTCAACTTTGTCTTCCTTCTGATGCCTGTATGGGGAGCCATCAAACTGTTCACCAGGCCCAAAGACAGACCACTGATTGGTGGATACAAT GCCCAGCATGCTCAGAGCATGAAGCTGATCTGGCGCCCCCTGGACCTCATCCTGGTACTGCTGCTGTTAGCCGCCATGGCCTTCACCATCCTCAGAGGCTTG GTGGCTCTTGACTCTCCACTAGAAGCCTGTTCCATCTACCTGAAGCAGTATGAACCCTACCTGAAGGATCCTGTGGGCTACCCCAGAGTTATG ATGCTGCACTTTTTCTTCTATGGGCTGCCCATCTTGGGTGCGCTTGTTTATGGTCTCCTCAAGCCGGGCTGCACATGGATGTCAGACTGGACTGTGTTCTTCGCCGGAGCTATGATCCAG tGCCAGTGGGCCCACATCGGGGCGTCCCTCCATTCTCGTACCACAGCTCCATTTCGTATCCCAGGTGACGCCTTCTGGTCTGTGCTGGCAGCTAACCTGCTCTATGCAGCCACGCCCATCCTGGTGGCCATGCGGGTTCACAGTAACCCCTATTTCTTCCTGAAGATCGCCCCCTTCCCTGGGCAGACGGGTCTGCCGAACAGCGAGGAGAAAGACACCAAATACAAAGACAAATGA